Proteins co-encoded in one Aspergillus flavus chromosome 2, complete sequence genomic window:
- a CDS encoding negative regulator of the PHO system (unnamed protein product): MASTPHASFQQLEKLGEGTYATVFKGRNNQTGEMVALKEIHLDTEEGTPSTAIREISLMKELQHENILSLYDVVHTENKLMLVFEYMDKDLKRYMDTYGNRGQLEPGIIKSFVYQLLRGVAHCHENRILHRDLKPQNLLINTKGQLKLADFGLARAFGIPVNTFSNEVVTLWYRAPDVLLGSRSYNTSIDIWSIGCILAEMYTGRPLFPGTTNEDQLLKIFRVMGTPSEISWPGISKFPEYKPDFPVYATQDLRQVVSRIDHLGVDLLRRMLQMRPEMRISAASALKHAWFNDIPRPIPSNAQ, from the exons ACGCCTCATTCCAGCAGTTAGAAAAG TTGGGGGAAGGAACATATGCGACA GTCTTCAAAGGTCGCAACAACCAAACAGGAGAAATGGTCGCATTAAAAGAGATCCACCTCGACACAGAAGAAGGGACGCCCTCCACCGCGATTCGCGAGATCTCCCTGATGAAAGAGCTCCAGCACGAGAACATCCTGTCGCTGTACGATGTCGTGCACACCGAGAACAAGCTCATGTTAGTCTTTGAATACATGGACAAGGATCTCAAACGTTATATGGATACCTACGGCAATCGCGGCCAGCTCGAACCGGGCATCATTAAATCCTTTGTCTACCAGCTACTCCGAGGCGTCGCGCATTGCCACGAGAACCGGATTCTGCATCGCGATCTCAAGCCTCAGAACCTGCTCATTAACACTAAGGGCCAGTTAAAACTAGCTGATTTCGGCTTAGCCAGAGCCTTCGGTATCCCAGTCAACACCTTTTCCAACGAAGTCGTCACGCTTTGGTATCGCGCGCCGGACGTGCTCCTCGGTAGTCGCAGCTACAACACTAGTATTGACATTTGGTCAATCGGTTGTATTCTAGCAGAGATGTACACAGGACGCCCGCTATTCCCAGGAACCACGAATGAAGACCAGCTGCTAAAGATTTTCCGCGTGATGGGCACGCCATCGGAGATCTCTTGGCCCGGGATTTCCAAATTCCCGGAATACAAGCCTGACTTCCCAGTCTATGCGACGCAGGATCTGCGGCAGGTTGTTTCGCGAATCGACCACTTGGGCGTCGATTTGCTGAGGCGCATGTTGCAAATGCGGCCGGAGATGCGGATCAGCGCGGCGAGCGCATTGAAGCATGCGTGGTTCAATGATATTCCTCGGCCAATACCGTCGAATGCTCAATAG